A stretch of Gloeocapsopsis sp. IPPAS B-1203 DNA encodes these proteins:
- a CDS encoding tocopherol cyclase family protein, which produces MSSIPKSHNSTQTPHSGYHWDGSDRRFFEGWYYRVTLPDCGQTFAFMYSIEDPIGGKPYSGGAAQILGPDDEYLWRTFPDVQGFWANSSKLELGHWGKTDLRTQPTLLLPNEFDSRIKEGYQATATLNQGIIHNPATGYCRWEYEIKPVYGWGNKGELQKSTAGLLSSLPIFEPGWQILMAHGLASGWIDWNGKRYEFTDAPAYGEKNWGGAFPKKWFWVNCNCFEGEPDLALTAGGGRRGVLWWMESVAMIGVHYQGKFYEFVPWNSQVSWQIQPWGGWRMQATNSEYEVTVTGTTDLPGTPLRAPTENGLMFACKDTMQGEVRLELRSRTSNQSIITAYSSLCGLETGGNPWDTTWYSS; this is translated from the coding sequence ATGTCTAGTATTCCCAAATCTCATAACTCAACGCAAACACCACATAGTGGTTATCACTGGGATGGTAGCGATCGCCGTTTCTTTGAAGGTTGGTATTACCGTGTAACTTTACCTGATTGCGGGCAAACTTTTGCTTTCATGTACTCTATTGAAGATCCGATTGGTGGTAAACCTTATAGTGGCGGTGCAGCCCAAATTTTAGGTCCTGATGATGAATATCTCTGGCGGACTTTTCCAGATGTGCAGGGTTTTTGGGCAAATTCATCTAAACTCGAATTAGGACATTGGGGTAAAACTGATTTACGTACTCAGCCAACATTATTACTTCCTAATGAATTTGACAGTCGGATAAAAGAAGGCTACCAAGCTACAGCTACACTTAATCAGGGAATTATTCACAACCCTGCAACTGGATATTGTCGTTGGGAGTACGAAATTAAGCCAGTATACGGTTGGGGAAATAAAGGCGAACTCCAAAAATCAACGGCTGGTTTATTGTCATCTTTGCCTATTTTTGAACCTGGATGGCAGATTTTAATGGCACATGGGCTAGCTTCTGGTTGGATTGATTGGAACGGTAAACGCTATGAATTTACTGACGCCCCTGCTTATGGAGAAAAAAATTGGGGTGGTGCTTTTCCCAAAAAGTGGTTTTGGGTGAATTGCAATTGTTTTGAAGGCGAACCTGACTTAGCTTTAACTGCTGGTGGCGGTAGACGAGGCGTGTTGTGGTGGATGGAATCGGTGGCGATGATTGGTGTTCACTATCAAGGGAAGTTTTATGAATTCGTGCCCTGGAACTCGCAAGTTTCTTGGCAAATTCAGCCTTGGGGTGGATGGCGAATGCAAGCTACTAATTCTGAATATGAAGTAACTGTGACTGGAACGACAGATTTACCTGGTACTCCTCTACGTGCGCCAACAGAAAACGGTTTGATGTTTGCGTGTAAAGATACGATGCAGGGTGAGGTGAGATTAGAGTTGCGATCGCGTACTTCCAATCAATCAATTATTACTGCTTATAGTTCTCTATGTGGCTTAGAAACTGGCGGTAATCCTTGGGATACAACTTGGTATTCTAG